One stretch of Qipengyuania gelatinilytica DNA includes these proteins:
- the arsC gene encoding arsenate reductase (glutaredoxin) (This arsenate reductase requires both glutathione and glutaredoxin to convert arsenate to arsenite, after which the efflux transporter formed by ArsA and ArsB can extrude the arsenite from the cell, providing resistance.): protein MKATIWHNPKCGTSRKTLAILENLSKVDVEVIEYLKDPPTADKLAQLYKDAGLTPNEGLRIRGTDAAERGLPDADAQTVLEAMVADPILIERPLVETDKGVRLCRPQDTVLEIL, encoded by the coding sequence ATGAAGGCCACCATCTGGCACAACCCGAAGTGCGGCACGTCTCGCAAGACGCTCGCCATTCTCGAGAACCTGTCGAAGGTCGACGTGGAGGTGATCGAATATCTCAAGGATCCGCCGACTGCGGACAAGCTTGCACAGCTTTACAAGGATGCGGGCCTCACCCCGAACGAAGGCCTCCGTATCCGCGGTACCGACGCGGCCGAGCGCGGCTTGCCCGATGCCGATGCGCAGACCGTGCTCGAGGCCATGGTGGCCGATCCTATCCTGATCGAGCGTCCGCTGGTGGAAACCGACAAGGGCGTTCGCCTTTGCCGTCCTCAGGATACGGTACTGGAAATCCTCTAA